Genomic window (Dictyoglomus thermophilum H-6-12):
CAATACCTTCAGCAATTCCTGTCACTACCTCAAATCCTTCTCTCATAGCACTGTTTTCGGTAAGACCTGCAGAGGCAAGTACAAGACCATCCACATAAGTAGAATAAACTGCAATAGTGCCTTTGTTCTCTCTTATTAATTTTATTTTATACAAATTAGCTCCCGCTATTCTTGCCTCAGCAGTAGCCGTTGAGGCAAGCATCACAGCAGTATTTCTTCTAGTATAAAAGTCCCTCTTTAAAGCACAATCTCCCACAGCAAAAATATCAGGATCAGAAGTCCTCATGTACTCATCAACCCATATAGCCCCAGTGTTTATAACCTCAAGTCCTGCTGTCTTTGCTAATTCAGAATTTGGCCTTGCTCCTATCCCCAAAAGTACCACATCCACATCTATCTCTCTTCCATCCTCAAGTCTTACTTTTCTAACCTTTTCATCTCCTATAAACTCAACTACTTTAGCATTAGTAAGGACATTAACTCCTTTCGATTTAAGTTTCTCCTCTACAAGTATGGAAAATTCCTCATCAAAAGACTGAGCAAGAAGATGAGGAAGCATCTCCACGAGATATACATTAATCCCTTGCAATTTTGAGACCTCATCTGCTATCTCTACCCCTATAAATCCTCCCCCAAGAATTAATACATTTTTAGACTTTCTTATCTCTTCGACTACCTCTTTGAGATAATCCAAATTCTTATAAATAGGGAATATATTTTTCTTTTCTATGCCTGGAATCTTAGGTATTATAGGAAGAGAACCTGTTGCAAGCACTAATTTCTCATAATAATACTTATCTCCTCCCTTGGTTTCCACATACTTCTCTTTTCTATTTATATTTACTGCCTCATCTACTAATACCTCTATTCCTGCATTTTCAAGCCCAGCATATCCCATTTTATTGTCTTCGGGCTTTTGGAGACTATAAAACATATAAGGAATACCACATGGAACCACACTATTTTGAACATTTCTCATAACAGTAATTTTTTTATCAGGATAATATTTTTTAGCAGTTGAGGCACAAACAATTCCTGCAGGACCTCCTCCTATTATAAGCACATCAGTTCTTTTATCCATAATCCTACCTCCTTTTATTAGGTATTTTCTTAGCTCAAATATTATACCATCTATTTACACAAATTTAATATTTAATTTAATATCAAACATTATGATGGGATAAAAATAAAGTGAATTTTAGTAAACTCATTACTATACTATATAAATCTCGCAATAATTGGAAGCTATAATTCAATAATTGATTATCTTTTAATGGCGTTTAAATGACCAATATAAAAAGGCCTTTGATAGGAACATCATAGGTATAACTCTTAAGAAATAAAAATAAATCCTTTGTAAAAAGAATTGTATTGTTAGAAAAGACCTCCATATAATATAAAGAGTAAGCATAAAACCTTTGATAAGTATGGAAAATTTTCCATAAAAGGTCTAAATCTTCAATAAGGTGAGCTAATTCTTTAACTTCATAGGTAACTATCTCCCTACCTATACGATTAAAATTAATTTTTTATCTCATACCATAAGCAATCTTATGGTATAATTTCATCTATGATTAAACTGTATTCAAGACCTTTTATTTTAATAGTCTCATTAATTCTACTCATAGCTATTTCAATTAAAATACATTATGAATTTAGTTTTGAAAAGGTTGAAAACTGGAATTATAAACAGCTTCAAAAGATAAATCCCAAAGTAAACTCTTTTACTTCCATAGTATTCGGAGATAATAAAAACTCAACAAAAGTCTTTAACAAACTAATTAAACAGGGTTAATAATGAAGAGTTATGGATGGAAGATCCCTATATTATGAGATGTTTTGGCCTTTTTATTACTCCTTTCATGTTCCACTCTCTTCACCTACCCCAGCAGGAGGAGCAGGAGCAGAACTTATTGGGGTAGATCCTCAACATGATTTTTATCACTATATAAAAGTCAATGTAACTCCAACTAATGTAGACTACGAGTTAGTTAAATTAAGTACACCCAGAAATGGCTTAAATGGAACTTTAAAAAATGACCAACTTTGGTGTTAATCAAACTGTATGCATTTCCCCCTCCTTAACCACAGCATAAGCAATAACTAAGTAAGCCCCTAGGTATATAATTCTGTCAATGTTGAAAACATTATACTCTCCTAAGACAAAATAAAATATTAGGCTAGATAAAGAAAGTAGAGATATGCCTAATGTTAATAGATAGTAATTTCTTGCAATCTCTCCTCCCCAAAAATGGGTGGTAATTGTAAGAAATAGAATCATAAATAAAACAAGTAAAATATAATTTTCTATGAGATAAATTATATTTGTAACCTTATCCCACACTGAGTAAGCACGATTTAATATTACAGGAAGAAAACCCACCTGTAGTATAAGCAAGAAAAGTAAAAGAGAATTAATTACCAATAAGAAATTTTCATTAAAAGTTAATCTTAATCTTAAAGAATTTCCAATAAAAACTATAAACATCAATAATCCTACAATATTAAAAATGAAGGAGAAAATCTTGAAAATCTCAGAAATATTTTCTTCCCTTAAGAAACTCAAAAAATCCCCCAATAAATATGAGGCTAAACCTGCTACAATAAACAACCATCCCAACCAAAATCTTTGACTTCTGTCCATCTTTAACAAATAAACCAACGCAAAGAGTAGGCCAATTATTTCTGCTAAAAGATAGACAAACTGGTAGACTGAATTATGTATATAAACGTTAAACAAAGGAAGAAAAGAGAGTAAAATTACCAAAAAAAGGCTAATAAAAAACACAATCTCTACAGCTCTAAGTCTATTCTCCATGACTCCCCCCTAAGAAATAATATTCTCTGGGCTCAAATAGGAAAAAAGAGTTGAAAGTTCAGGATGATCTTTTATTTTCTCATAGTAATTTTTATAAACCTCCGTATATCTTTCTGTAAGAAGTTTCTTCCCCCAAAATCTAACCAGTTCTTTATTTAGTTCTTTTATAAAATTAGCAAAAAGATTTACAGCCTCATACCAACTGTTTATAACATTTTGCTTTATCATAAACTGATCTTCTGCAAGAATAATAGAATCTCTCATTAAGCCATTTTGATTTAAGAAAACTTTTTCCAAAATCTTCTTCACCTTATCAGGATAAATTCCTGTACTTATATAACCTGTTACTAATTGATTCAAAAAATCTATAAGAGTTTCTATCAAGAAATCTATATTCTTCTCTATTTCTCCAAATTTTAAAGAGGGAAATTTAAACCCCTCAAATTCTTTTATGGACATATTATAAAAATAGAGATAACCAAGCTTAGAATTTAAATTTTGAATAAGTCCAATCTTTTCCTGATCTTCCACAAACTCCCCATCTCTCTCATTATAATACCCTAAATATTTACCATCATAAAAAAGAAAATGAAAATTATTTGCTTCCAAGATTAAGTTAAGATGAGAGACATTTGATTTTTCCAGACATTTATCAATAATACCCGTAGGATCAAAAATCTTAAGCTCGCCATTTAGAATCGGATTAGAAAATAACTTTAATAGAATGTTTTTAATAATTTCTTCTTCAAGATTGTACAAAGAAATAAAAGAGACCCTCATCATAGCATCAGTAATAAAGGAATCAATAGCTTCCTCATCCTGAAGAAGAAGTTCACCATCTTTATAGGTAAAAGCCTTCCTCGGTTCTCCCTCAGTAATTAATATTTGAGTTTTAATATCTGAGACCTTACCCTCTAATACTCCACTAAATTTTTCCATTCTTATCCAAGCCACAAGCTCTTTGAGATTAATAAGTCCTGAAGGAGTATCCTCATAGATTGGCTTTCCTTTTGGGAATTTCATCCTTCTTCTTTATCCCCCTTTTAATTTTATGTTTACCGTATAATAATATTGTCTTTAATATCATTTTAACATTTAACAATCATTTTAACCATAATATTTTATTCAATAAATTTCTTTTACATCATTTCGCCTTTACCTGAATTTATTGCTATAATAACTCCTATGAATTTGTGGGAATTATTTTTTGTGTTCCTAAAAATCGGATGGCTTACCCTCGGAGGGGGCTATGTAATGGTCCCCCTATTCTTGGAAGAGATCGTAAAGAAAAAAGGCTGGATGGATGAAGAGACCTTTTTACAAACCCTAACCCTTGCCCAGTTATTTCCAGGACCTATCGCCTTTAATCTTGCCGTTGCAGTAGGATATAAATTGAAAAGAATAAAAGGAGCCATTATCTCTGGAATTGCTGTGGTTCTTCCCTCTTTCATATCAATTCTTGTAATTGCTATATTCTTCTTAAACTTTGAGAAATCAAAAATAGTACAAGGACTTTTCTATGGCATAAGACCTGCCATTGCTTCAGCCATGGTAATTGCAGTATTAGAACTTATTAAAAAAAGAAAGTGGAGCAAATTAAATATAATTTCTTTTTTGTTTATGTCAGTACTGCTAATATTCTTTAAGGTTAATCCTATTTATTTAATTCTCATCTCCTTAGGAGTAGTGATTTTATGGGTATATATGAAGCATTAATAAAAGTATTTTTCAAAATAGGACTTTTTGGGTTTGGCGGTGGATATGCTATTATCGCTCTCATAAGATACTTAGTCGTATTAGAAGAGAAATGGCTTAATGATCTTGAATTTATCGATGTTGTTGCCATATCTCAAGTGACTCCAGGACCTATAGCAATTAACGCGGCAACCTTTATAGGTTATAAGATGGGAGGAATTTTAGGAAGTTTACTTGCAACCTTAAGCTCTGTCCTTGCTCCTTTTATATTAGTGCTTTTTGCTTCCTATTTTGTTCACAAAATAAATCAAGAAAAAGTTAAAACATACTTAACTTTGCTTTCTCCTCTTACATTCTCTCTCATTGTTGCTGGAACATATAGTATTTTAAAAAGTTCTGTTTTAGACTTTTGGGGAACTGTTATTTTTATCCTATCCTTCATTTTAGGCTATAAATACAAATGGAGTCTCACAAAAACCTTATTATTTACAGGCCTCTTAGGAGAGATCATTTACTTTTTAGTCAAATAGAATTATTGCGTAGTATGTAAAAATATGCTAAAATTTCACTATAGATAGGCTTAATTTTTATTAAGCATGAAAAATTGGAGGTTAAAGAATATGCTAAACTTATTAGAAGAATTGTTAAAACCTTTTTCAATCTTTGTTTACCCTCAATCTTTAAGAAAAATCAATGAGGAGTTATATATTTTTGTGGCCAAAATAAATAATACAAAAAATATAGGAATAATTAAGCAAAATCAATCTATTTACTTTTCAAATCCTTATTTTTCTGAGGACAAAAAAATAGAAAAAACAGGGTTCTCTGTAAACATTTATCCTTTAAATTTTGAAAATTATCAAAAATTAAAAGAGATAATACCTATAAATCCAAAAACATGTAATAAAAAGATCTCCTTTGGAACAGGAGATAGATTAGGACTTGTAACCTCCGCTCAACTCTCTGTTCTTAAAGATTACAATCTTTTCCCGATACTTGCCCAACAGTCCCCAAGAGAACTCATAAAAACCAAGAGAGATTTTAAAGATGTACTACTCAAAAGTGTCATAGGAGTATTAGAGATAGGTTACACAGACAGCTATGGAGCAGATGCAGATCATATAAAGGACGAAAAATATCTTATGGAAGCTATAGACGCAGGGTATACTATGTACACCCTTGATATAAGTGATTTTATTGAAAGAATTGAAAACCTTACTTCAAAAGAGATAAGAGAAAAATACGAAAAAATTTCTTCTTTTTCCAAAAAAATTATTGAAAAGTATGCAGGCAAAAAAATCAAAATCTCTAATGAAGAGTATTTCGAACTATCCTATGATGAACTCTGCAAATCTGCTATTGTTTACGAAAAAGCCCTATCTTTTGTAGAGATGGTATATGAAATCCTAAGAAGTAAACTTCTTGAATTTGATATAGAAGTATCAATTGACGAAGGAGAAAGAGATACTACCCCTGAAGATCACTTCTTTGTTGTCCAATTTTTACATGAAAAAGGAATTGATTTCAAGAGTTTAGCTCCCAAATTCCCAGGCGAATTTCAAAAAGGGATAGATTATATAGGAGATATTAAAAAGTTTGAAAATGAGCTAAAAAAACAATATGCCTTAACCAAGGCTCTAGAAGGATACCGACTGAGCCTCCATTCAGGTAGCGATAAATTTAGTATTTATAAAAGCTTCTACAAAATAACAGAGGGAAATTTCCATATAAAGACATCAGGCACTAGTTGGCTTGAAGCTGTTAAAACAATAGCAAGATATTCTCCTGATTTATTCCTTGAGTTATACCATATTGCTCTTGAAAATTTAGAAGAAAGTAAAAAAGCGTATAAAGTAAGCATAACTAAAGAGGAGTTTCCAAAAGAAATTAAAGAAGACTATATAGAATTTCTTAAAAAACCTAATGTAAGACAGTTATTCCATATCTCTTATGGAGTTCTCCTTGATGAAAAAAGAGAAGAAATATATGAGATATTGAACAAAAACGAGAAAGAACATTATCAGTATGTATCAGAAAATATTAGAAAACATCTAAAGAATTTATTTGAGGAGGAGTAATCATGTACCGTATTGCCATTGTAAACTCTAGCAGTTTTGGGAAATATTTTCCTGAACATATAGAGAGACTTAAGAAGATTGGAGATGTAGAAAGATTTACTCTCCCAGGAGATCTTCATGGGAAAGAATTAGCAGAGAAGCTAATGGGATTTAATATTATTGTTGCCAGTGTTACCCCATTTTATGATAAAGAATTTTTTGAATATAAGGATGAAACCTTATTAATTACAAGACATGGAATTGGATACAACAATATTGATATCAAATCTGCAACAGAAAAGGGAACCATTGTAACAAAGGTTCCTGGAATAGTAGAAAGAGAAGCAGTAGCAGAAACTGCTGTAGCTCTGCTTATGACGGTAATTAGAAAAATAAGAGAAGCTTCTTTGACAGCAAGAGAAGGAAAGTGGGAAGAAAGAGCTAAATTTATAGGATGGGAAGTAAAAGACAAAATAGTTGGAATAATAGGATACGGAAATATTGGAAGCAGAGTCGGAGAGATATTAAAAAATGGATTCAATGCAAAAATAATAGCCTACGATCCTAATATACCTCCCGAAGTACTTAAAGAGAAGGGAGTAGAACCAGTATCTCTTGAAGAACTCATTAGAAACTCAGACATTATTTCTCTTAATGCTTCTTTAAATGAAAAGAGCAGACATATGATCTCTGATAAAGAATTTTCCATGATGAAGGATAATGTAATTATTATAAATACAGCAAGAGGAGAGCTAATGGATGAAGAGGCTCTGATAAGAGCTATAAAATCAGGCAAGGTTGCAGGAGTAGGCCTAGATGTTATGAAAGATGAACCACCTGATCCCCAAAACCCTCTCCTTCATATGGAAAATGTAGTAGTTACTCCACATATTGCAGCCTATACCTATGAATGCCTGAAGGGAATGGGCGACAAAGTAGTAGCTGATGTGGAAAGAGTAGTAAACCAAGAAATACCTGAGGAAATAATAAATAAAGAAGTATTGGAGAGATTACCATGGATAAAGAAAAGTTAGTCTTAGCCGTTGATCTTGGAACAACTAACATAAAAACTGGATTAATCAATAGAGAAGGCAAGATAATATCTCTTGTCCAAAAAGAATTACCTCTCGAAAAAGACAGTACAGGAAAAGCAGAACATGATCCTGAGAAAATATTTAATATTTTCGTAGAAAGCATTAGAGAGACCACAAGAGGTTATGAGGATAAAGTTGGCATTTTAATAACCTCCTCCTATATGTTTGGACTATTACCTTTGGACAAAAATATGAAGCCTCTCACAGGAATCATAACCCTCCTTGATACACGCACAAAAGAGATATTTGAAGACCTTCTAAAAGAAGCAGATTTTCAAGAAATTTACAAGAGAACAGGATGTCCTCCCTTACTTTATTACCCCTTTGTAAGAATATATTGGTTAAAGAAAAAACACAGAGAGATTTTTGATTTGGCTAAATTTTATCTTGGCTCTAAATCTTTCCTAATATATAAGCTAATTGGAGAGCCTTATACTGAGCCGAGCATTGATTCCTCAACCCAACTTTTAAATATCCATACCTTAAATTGGGATCCTTACATACTTGATTTTCTTGGAATCACATACGAAAATCTTCCAAAGGTTGTTTCTGCAGATAAAATTCTTGGGACATTACCCAAAAGTACTCTTGATCTCTTAGGATTAAAGGGAGAAGTACTTCTTGCGGTAGGACTTTACGATGGTGGAGCAGTAGGTACTGGAATTGGAGCTTTAGGAGGAGATGGAATAGGAATAATTAATATAGGAACTACTGCTATGTTTAGAGTACCCCATCCAAAAGCAGTATTTGATGATCCTAAAAAAATGCGAATTCAAGTACCTTATTTCTTTGATAGTAAATGGTTCCCAGGTGGTGGAATAAATAACGCTGGAATAATACTAAAATGGTATAGAGATAATTTATTTAATTTGAATTATGAAGAACAAAGTAAAATAGCAAAAGATATAGAAACAGATAATCTATTCTTCTTACCCTATCTCACAGGGGAGAGAAATCCAGAAATAGGAAGTATTGCTTCTGGAGTTTTATTTGGATTGAGACCACATCACACCAAGGCCCACATAATAAGGGCAGGAATGGAAGGAGTTTCATATATCATAAGAATGCTTTATGAAACTTTAAGAGAGTTAGGAATAGAAGTAAAGGAAGTAAGATCAGGAGGAGGAGGAACAAAATCTGATACTTGGATGCAGATTCTTTCAGATATATTAGGAGTAGAGGTTGCAGTAACAAGGGTAGAAGAAACTGCCCTTCTTGGTTCTGCAATTCTCGGCTTTACTCTATTAGGAGAATTCTCCTCCTATAAAGAAGCTACAGAAAAACTTGTAAAGATTGAAAAAGTCTACATACCTAATAAAGAAAAAGCAGATTATTATAATAAAAAATTTGAATTTTTTACCTACCTAACTCATAATTTAAAAGAAGCTTTTTCTATACACAGTCAATTATAAAAGGGAGGTTAAAACTATGAAAAATTATGTAGGTTTAATAGGATTGGCTGTTATGGGTCAAAACCTAGCATTAAACATAGCAAGGAAAGGATATTCTATTTCAGTTTATAATAGAACTCCAGACAGGACTAAAGAGTTTGTAGAAAAAAGAGTAAAAGAAGAAAAGATCTATCCCTATTATGACTTAAAATCCTTTGTGGAAAGCCTTGAAAAGCCAAGAAAAATAATTCTAATGGTGAAAGCAGGGCAACCTGTAGACGATATGATCAACGAACTACTCCCTTATTTAGAACCTGGTGATTTGATCATTGACGGCGGCAATTCTTACTTCAAAGATACTTCCCGAAGAATTAGAGAACTAAAAGAAAAAGAAATACTTTACTTAGGAATGGGAGTTTCTGGTGGAGAATACGGCGCCCTACATGGGCCTTCTCTTATGCCCGGAGGAACAAAGGAAGCTTATAAACTTGTGGAAGAAATGCTTCTTAAAATTGCTGCAAAAACTGAGGATGGTCCCTGCTGTACTTATGTAGGAGATGATTCTGCAGGCCATTTTGTAAAAATGGTCCATAACGGTATTGAATATGCCATAATGCAACTCATCGCAGAAGTCTATGATGTGATGAGAAAAGTATTAAATATGACTTCGGAGGAAATTGGTGATGTATTCCAAACCTGGAATAACGGAGAACTAAATTCCTTTCTTATGGAAATATCTTATAAAATAATGAGGAGAAAAGATGAGGAAACAGGAAAACCTCTTGTAGAAGTTATATTGGATAAAGCAGAACAGAAAGGAACAGGTAAATGGACTTCTCAAACAGCCCTTGATCTTGGTATTCCAACCCCAACTTTAAACATGGCCGTAGAAGCAAGAATAATATCTCATTTTAAAGACTTAAGAGTAAACTTATCAAAAACACTGCCAGTGCCTAAAGAAAACTTATCTTTAAATAGAGAAGAGCTAATAAGAGACCTTGAAAAAGCTCTACTCTTTGGAGTATTTATATCCTTCTCTCAGGGACTCTGGCTAATAGATGAGGCCTCAAAAACCTTCAATTACAACATAGATCTATCAGAAGTACTGAGGATTTGGAAGGGTGGATGCATTATAAGAGCCAAGCTTCTGAACTTCTTAAGGGAAATCATAAAAGAGAATCCTCAAAATGCAAATCTTCTTGCTTCGGAAAAGGCAGTAAATTTCTTAAAGGATAAAATAGAATCCGCAAAGAGAATCTCAAACCTTGGAAAACTAACAGGAATTCCTCTTCTCTGCTTAAACTCTGCTCTTGACTACTATTTTGCCCTTGCTACAGAGAATCTTCCTGCAAATTTAATCCAAGCTCAAAGAGATTTCTTTGGAGCCCACACTTATGAAAGGATAGATAAAGAGGGAATCTTCCATACCGAATGGGAAAAACTCGAATAGGAGGTGAAAATAATGAGCTACGTTGAAGAACTTTTTTCCGTAAAAGATAAGGTGGCCTTCTTTACTGGTGGAGGCGGGATCTTAGCTTCTGCCATCTCTGAAGGTTTAGGAAAAGCAGGAGCAAAAATAGTCCTAACCGATATAAATGAGAAAGCTTTAATGACTCAAGTCGAAAAGTTAAAAAGTATGGGAATTACTGCTGAAGGTTTTGTGATGAATGCATTGGAAAAGGAAAATGTGAAAGAAGTTGCAGAAAAAGTTAAAAACATGTTTGGAAAAATCGACATTCTTCTTAATGCTGCAGGAGGAAATATCCCCGAAGCAGTTACTTCTGATAAAGTAACTTTCTGGGATCTTCCTATAGAATCCATCCAAAAAGTAGTAAATATAAATCTTTTTGCTGGTGCTATCATTCCAAGCCAAATAATTGGTAAGATGATGGTAGAAAACCCAGAAGGAGGAGTAATTATAAATTTTGCTTCTATGTCTTCTTTTAGGCCTCTGACAAGGGTAGTAGGATACTCTGCAGCAAAGGCTGCAGTGGCTAATTTCACTCAATGGCTTGCAGTATATGTAGCAAAAGAATTCTCACCCAAAGTAAGAGTTAATGCTATCGCTCCCGGATTTCTTATCACCAATCAGAATAGATACCTCCTTCTAAATGAAGATGGAACTCTTACTCCCCGAGGTAAAGCAGTAATTGAACATACCCCAATGGGAAGATTTGGAGAACCAGAGGAACTTATAGGAACTATAATTTGGCTTGCCTCCCCTGCTAGTTCTTTTGTCACAGGAGCAGTTATACCTATTGACGGTGGTTTTAATGCCTTCTCAGGAGTATAATTAAGAGGGGCAATGAAGCCCCTCTTATATTAAATATATAGGATTAGTAAAAGCTATTAGCTTTTTCCCTTCCCAAAATTCCAAATAAATATAGCCAGGATCTTTAACCTTTAAATGGAAAGCTCCTTTCTTAGTATTAGGTATTTTTATATATTCATCTCCGTTATATATAATTCTAAGCTCACTTTCTCTTCCACAAGCATATTTGAGTATTAGGTCTTCATCAAAATTTACACTATCTCCTATGGAATAATCATTTATATAAAACTCTATCTCTGGGCCCGAAGTAACATAAGCTCTACCCTCTTTAATAGCTTTTAAAATACTCTCCTCACTCAAATCCTCTACATACAAATAATTCACAGGTACATCTTCTTTTATATCCTCTATCTTATGCATATCCGAACTTCCAAGAGCAGTCACCCTAAATCCGTTTTTCAAAATCTCTCTCCATCTCTTTATTGACTCTGTAATTTCAAATCTTCTCCTCTCAAAGGATCCTGTCCATATCTCTATAGCATCTACAAAATTATAGTCAAGATAAATCTCACATCTACATCCCGGACACACAGGAGCTGACATAGTATAAGGGTGAGCAACACAAAAAATTCCACCTTGAGATCTTACCATCTCACTCAATCTTCTTATACCTAAACTGGGATTTACTAAATCCCAGGAAATATATTCCTTAAGACCTAAACCCAAAAAATGTCCCCAAAAAGTAGTAAATTCAATACCTCCATAAATAGGATAAAACTCCCACTCAATAGTATGAAAACCTGATATTTTATTGTGATCAGTAAGAAATATAAAATCAAGGCCTCTTTTTATACTAAATTTTATAAGTTCTTCTATAGATAACTCTCCATCACTATGATAGGAATGAAGATGAATATCACCTTTCACCCATCCACTTTTATCATAAGGCTCCCTTATCACAGGAGTATACGGAAGTATAACATCTTTAACCTTTGTTATTTCCTCTCTATTAAGATACACTACTATATTTAGAACACACTTTTTTAGAATCTGCTTTATCTCAAGTATTAATTGCCAAATTCCAGGCTTTATCTCTCCTGAGACACACCCAAGAGTACTCTCATAAGTCCCAATTTTTATTGGAATTCCTTTAGTAAATCTCTGATCTCCTGTACCTCTAAAATCTCCATCAGCATCTATAACTCTTAAATTAACTATATTTCTTAATGGAGAAAATTCTCTTATTATCTTATCCAATATCTCAGCAGATATTTGTTTTATGTCTAAAGGTTCAAAACCCTGTGATATATAATTTTTAATAGCCTCTCTTATCAATTTCTTAGATTCTTCATGAGATAAAAATTCAGGGTCAAGGTTAGCTTTGATAACTATCTCCTTAATACCTTCAGGAACCTCTAACTCTAAAGGAATAAGCTTTTTAGAGTCTTCAGGATATAACTCTATGTTGTAATGAAACTCCCTGCTCATACCCACTCTCCCTTAATGAGTGTATTATACCTTAACTTATATTTATGTTAAAATATATTTCTAAAGAGATGGGGAGGTGTAAATGATTAATAAT
Coding sequences:
- a CDS encoding D-isomer specific 2-hydroxyacid dehydrogenase family protein — its product is MMYRIAIVNSSSFGKYFPEHIERLKKIGDVERFTLPGDLHGKELAEKLMGFNIIVASVTPFYDKEFFEYKDETLLITRHGIGYNNIDIKSATEKGTIVTKVPGIVEREAVAETAVALLMTVIRKIREASLTAREGKWEERAKFIGWEVKDKIVGIIGYGNIGSRVGEILKNGFNAKIIAYDPNIPPEVLKEKGVEPVSLEELIRNSDIISLNASLNEKSRHMISDKEFSMMKDNVIIINTARGELMDEEALIRAIKSGKVAGVGLDVMKDEPPDPQNPLLHMENVVVTPHIAAYTYECLKGMGDKVVADVERVVNQEIPEEIINKEVLERLPWIKKS
- a CDS encoding chromate transporter; protein product: MNLWELFFVFLKIGWLTLGGGYVMVPLFLEEIVKKKGWMDEETFLQTLTLAQLFPGPIAFNLAVAVGYKLKRIKGAIISGIAVVLPSFISILVIAIFFLNFEKSKIVQGLFYGIRPAIASAMVIAVLELIKKRKWSKLNIISFLFMSVLLIFFKVNPIYLILISLGVVILWVYMKH
- a CDS encoding gluconokinase, which gives rise to MDKEKLVLAVDLGTTNIKTGLINREGKIISLVQKELPLEKDSTGKAEHDPEKIFNIFVESIRETTRGYEDKVGILITSSYMFGLLPLDKNMKPLTGIITLLDTRTKEIFEDLLKEADFQEIYKRTGCPPLLYYPFVRIYWLKKKHREIFDLAKFYLGSKSFLIYKLIGEPYTEPSIDSSTQLLNIHTLNWDPYILDFLGITYENLPKVVSADKILGTLPKSTLDLLGLKGEVLLAVGLYDGGAVGTGIGALGGDGIGIINIGTTAMFRVPHPKAVFDDPKKMRIQVPYFFDSKWFPGGGINNAGIILKWYRDNLFNLNYEEQSKIAKDIETDNLFFLPYLTGERNPEIGSIASGVLFGLRPHHTKAHIIRAGMEGVSYIIRMLYETLRELGIEVKEVRSGGGGTKSDTWMQILSDILGVEVAVTRVEETALLGSAILGFTLLGEFSSYKEATEKLVKIEKVYIPNKEKADYYNKKFEFFTYLTHNLKEAFSIHSQL
- a CDS encoding FAD-dependent oxidoreductase, producing the protein MDKRTDVLIIGGGPAGIVCASTAKKYYPDKKITVMRNVQNSVVPCGIPYMFYSLQKPEDNKMGYAGLENAGIEVLVDEAVNINRKEKYVETKGGDKYYYEKLVLATGSLPIIPKIPGIEKKNIFPIYKNLDYLKEVVEEIRKSKNVLILGGGFIGVEIADEVSKLQGINVYLVEMLPHLLAQSFDEEFSILVEEKLKSKGVNVLTNAKVVEFIGDEKVRKVRLEDGREIDVDVVLLGIGARPNSELAKTAGLEVINTGAIWVDEYMRTSDPDIFAVGDCALKRDFYTRRNTAVMLASTATAEARIAGANLYKIKLIRENKGTIAVYSTYVDGLVLASAGLTENSAMREGFEVVTGIAEGIDKHPGTLPGVNKTKVKLIFSKHSGVLLGGQIAGGMSFAELINLIGLAIQQRITASELETLQMATHPYLTCAPTVYHVVMAAQEAIKKIYKDS
- a CDS encoding chromate transporter, translating into MGIYEALIKVFFKIGLFGFGGGYAIIALIRYLVVLEEKWLNDLEFIDVVAISQVTPGPIAINAATFIGYKMGGILGSLLATLSSVLAPFILVLFASYFVHKINQEKVKTYLTLLSPLTFSLIVAGTYSILKSSVLDFWGTVIFILSFILGYKYKWSLTKTLLFTGLLGEIIYFLVK
- the gndA gene encoding NADP-dependent phosphogluconate dehydrogenase codes for the protein MKNYVGLIGLAVMGQNLALNIARKGYSISVYNRTPDRTKEFVEKRVKEEKIYPYYDLKSFVESLEKPRKIILMVKAGQPVDDMINELLPYLEPGDLIIDGGNSYFKDTSRRIRELKEKEILYLGMGVSGGEYGALHGPSLMPGGTKEAYKLVEEMLLKIAAKTEDGPCCTYVGDDSAGHFVKMVHNGIEYAIMQLIAEVYDVMRKVLNMTSEEIGDVFQTWNNGELNSFLMEISYKIMRRKDEETGKPLVEVILDKAEQKGTGKWTSQTALDLGIPTPTLNMAVEARIISHFKDLRVNLSKTLPVPKENLSLNREELIRDLEKALLFGVFISFSQGLWLIDEASKTFNYNIDLSEVLRIWKGGCIIRAKLLNFLREIIKENPQNANLLASEKAVNFLKDKIESAKRISNLGKLTGIPLLCLNSALDYYFALATENLPANLIQAQRDFFGAHTYERIDKEGIFHTEWEKLE
- a CDS encoding tagaturonate epimerase family protein, coding for MLNLLEELLKPFSIFVYPQSLRKINEELYIFVAKINNTKNIGIIKQNQSIYFSNPYFSEDKKIEKTGFSVNIYPLNFENYQKLKEIIPINPKTCNKKISFGTGDRLGLVTSAQLSVLKDYNLFPILAQQSPRELIKTKRDFKDVLLKSVIGVLEIGYTDSYGADADHIKDEKYLMEAIDAGYTMYTLDISDFIERIENLTSKEIREKYEKISSFSKKIIEKYAGKKIKISNEEYFELSYDELCKSAIVYEKALSFVEMVYEILRSKLLEFDIEVSIDEGERDTTPEDHFFVVQFLHEKGIDFKSLAPKFPGEFQKGIDYIGDIKKFENELKKQYALTKALEGYRLSLHSGSDKFSIYKSFYKITEGNFHIKTSGTSWLEAVKTIARYSPDLFLELYHIALENLEESKKAYKVSITKEEFPKEIKEDYIEFLKKPNVRQLFHISYGVLLDEKREEIYEILNKNEKEHYQYVSENIRKHLKNLFEEE